In Arthrobacter sp. CDRTa11, one DNA window encodes the following:
- the zapE gene encoding AFG1/ZapE family ATPase: MDNTNHPAAGADFARGRIITPGTEHQLGTYGLFPPSSMQHRTLMTAGGPLAAKNAEPDLLWTSFAELCAGTVPEADYHALAGQHAAWVIDGVPAPDTDQSPQKSAAWERFGTLVGILYERDITLFLIGTRLPPDMARIAPPLSFLEYVESAGDIIVEEISGS; the protein is encoded by the coding sequence ATGGACAATACCAATCATCCGGCGGCCGGGGCGGACTTTGCCCGGGGACGCATCATCACGCCGGGAACAGAGCACCAGCTGGGCACCTATGGCTTGTTCCCGCCGTCGTCGATGCAGCATCGCACGCTGATGACCGCCGGAGGGCCGCTCGCCGCCAAGAACGCCGAACCCGATCTTCTGTGGACCAGCTTTGCCGAGCTATGCGCAGGGACGGTGCCCGAGGCCGATTACCACGCCCTGGCCGGCCAACACGCTGCCTGGGTCATCGACGGCGTTCCCGCCCCGGACACGGATCAATCACCGCAAAAATCCGCCGCTTGGGAGCGCTTCGGCACTCTGGTGGGAATTCTCTACGAACGGGACATCACCCTGTTTTTGATCGGCACCAGGCTGCCGCCGGATATGGCCAGGATTGCCCCGCCCCTTTCCTTCCTCGAGTATGTGGAGTCCGCCGGAGACATCATTGTTGAGGAAATTTCCGGAAGCTAG
- a CDS encoding 2-hydroxyacid dehydrogenase: MSRVVVTGRVPETALEKLRAEHEVDAWSGPESIGREELLRRVAGADAVVSLLTERIDAELLDAAGPQLKVVANVAVGYDNIDVPACTERGIVATNTPGVLTEATADIALGLILAATRRLGEGERLIRSGQAWKWGMFFLLGSSLQGKTLGVVGMGGIGQATARRAKAFGMEIVYQSRSEIDPGIAAELGARRVELDELLAISDIVSLHCPYGPATHHLIGAEQLAAMKSSAYLVNTARGPIVDEAALASALRDGQIAGAGLDVFENEPSVHPGLLELENVVLVPHLGSATVETRTAMAMLAADNALAVLCGERPPAPIG, from the coding sequence ATGAGCCGGGTTGTCGTCACGGGACGTGTACCCGAAACCGCACTGGAGAAGCTGCGCGCCGAGCACGAGGTCGATGCCTGGTCCGGTCCGGAGTCAATTGGCCGCGAGGAGCTCCTGCGCCGGGTAGCCGGCGCCGATGCCGTGGTGAGCCTGCTCACCGAACGCATCGACGCCGAGCTGCTCGACGCTGCGGGCCCGCAGCTCAAAGTGGTCGCGAACGTCGCCGTCGGCTATGACAACATCGACGTGCCGGCCTGCACCGAACGGGGCATCGTGGCCACCAACACACCCGGCGTGCTTACGGAGGCCACAGCCGACATCGCGCTCGGGCTCATCCTCGCGGCCACGCGACGGCTCGGTGAGGGGGAACGGCTCATCCGCTCCGGCCAGGCCTGGAAGTGGGGCATGTTCTTCCTGCTCGGCAGCAGTCTGCAGGGCAAGACCCTCGGTGTCGTTGGCATGGGCGGCATCGGCCAGGCAACCGCGCGCCGCGCCAAGGCCTTCGGCATGGAGATCGTCTACCAGTCGCGCAGTGAGATCGATCCCGGGATCGCAGCGGAACTGGGCGCCCGCCGGGTCGAGCTCGATGAGTTGCTGGCCATCTCCGACATCGTCTCGTTGCACTGCCCCTACGGGCCTGCCACCCATCACCTGATCGGTGCCGAGCAACTCGCGGCGATGAAGAGCTCGGCGTACCTCGTCAACACTGCGCGCGGACCGATTGTCGACGAAGCGGCTCTCGCGTCTGCTCTTCGCGACGGGCAGATCGCTGGCGCCGGGCTTGACGTTTTTGAGAACGAGCCCAGCGTGCACCCAGGTTTGCTCGAACTCGAGAACGTGGTGCTCGTGCCGCATCTGGGCTCCGCCACGGTGGAGACGCGCACCGCGATGGCAATGCTGGCCGCCGACAACGCGCTCGCCGTGCTCTGCGGGGAACGGCCGCCGGCACCGATCGGTTAG
- a CDS encoding DUF1761 domain-containing protein, which translates to MDWLSYISQINWLAVLLAFIASMAIGFVWYMPAVLGNRWMAAIGKTEEDLKNISGGAGIWVPMMVAAALTAILLAVLISKLGLDNALAGAWFALVLALVFRAGGHVIHNGFAGRPAAVTLIDSGHDLVAMTVAGAIIGAMS; encoded by the coding sequence ATGGACTGGCTCTCATATATTTCGCAGATCAACTGGCTGGCCGTGCTGCTGGCCTTCATCGCCAGCATGGCCATCGGCTTTGTTTGGTACATGCCCGCCGTGCTGGGCAACAGGTGGATGGCGGCGATCGGAAAAACTGAAGAGGACCTAAAGAACATCAGCGGCGGCGCCGGGATCTGGGTTCCCATGATGGTGGCCGCCGCCCTGACTGCCATCCTGCTGGCTGTCCTGATCAGCAAACTCGGCCTGGATAACGCCTTGGCCGGTGCCTGGTTCGCACTGGTCCTGGCACTCGTATTCCGCGCCGGCGGCCACGTGATCCACAACGGCTTTGCAGGACGTCCGGCAGCTGTAACGCTCATCGATTCCGGCCACGATCTGGTTGCCATGACGGTCGCCGGCGCAATCATCGGGGCCATGTCCTGA
- a CDS encoding MFS transporter, with protein MPKNPPLPGLPATAHPPWTGHSKGSRAYGKIIAGLGFAGVATFAQLYSTQAILPLMAADLEITAAEAALTISLATVGLAVTVLPWSFLADRIGRVRAMALAISAATVLGLIVPLAGSFGMLLGLRLLEGMALGGIPAVAIAYLNEEVNKAHTALAAGSYIAGTTLGGLAGRLVAGPAGELWGWRAAALAVSLLATTAALLFLILVPKARGFTPATATGLRGAVAIITSHVRTPKLLALYVQAFLMMGGFVAVYNYLGFHLSAEPFSLPATFISLIFLAYLSGTVSSRWAAGLTQRFGRRNVLLAGILLMVLGLALTLTQLLAVILAGLLVFTAGFFAAHSIGAGWTGNIPATGRAQAASLYNLAYYVGSSVIGWAGGLVFQSLGWTPMALAVMVLACLAGVTVAVVHPRQEGQRGFGRWRTRKRRYGELNDLPAKGCI; from the coding sequence ATGCCAAAGAATCCGCCACTCCCGGGGTTGCCCGCCACGGCCCATCCGCCCTGGACGGGCCACTCGAAGGGCTCACGGGCGTACGGAAAGATCATCGCCGGGCTGGGCTTTGCCGGTGTGGCAACATTTGCCCAGCTGTACTCAACCCAGGCAATCCTGCCCCTCATGGCAGCCGATCTGGAGATCACTGCGGCCGAAGCGGCGCTGACAATTTCGCTGGCAACCGTGGGGCTGGCCGTTACCGTCCTCCCGTGGTCTTTCCTGGCTGACCGGATCGGCAGGGTGCGGGCCATGGCCCTGGCGATTTCAGCAGCCACCGTCCTTGGCCTCATCGTGCCACTGGCGGGCAGCTTCGGAATGCTGCTGGGCCTCCGGCTTCTGGAAGGCATGGCACTGGGCGGCATCCCGGCCGTCGCCATTGCCTACCTTAACGAGGAGGTTAATAAGGCGCACACCGCCCTGGCAGCCGGCAGCTACATTGCCGGGACCACCCTGGGCGGTCTCGCAGGCCGGCTGGTGGCCGGGCCGGCAGGCGAGCTGTGGGGATGGCGGGCCGCCGCCCTGGCCGTATCTTTGCTGGCTACCACAGCAGCGCTGCTGTTCCTCATATTGGTGCCCAAGGCCAGAGGCTTCACCCCTGCAACAGCCACGGGACTGCGCGGCGCCGTTGCAATTATTACCAGCCATGTGCGGACGCCAAAGCTGCTGGCACTCTATGTCCAGGCCTTCCTGATGATGGGCGGATTTGTGGCCGTCTACAACTACCTGGGCTTCCACCTCTCTGCTGAGCCCTTCAGTTTGCCTGCCACGTTTATCAGCCTGATCTTCCTGGCCTACCTCTCCGGAACCGTCTCCTCGCGCTGGGCGGCGGGACTGACACAGCGTTTTGGCCGGAGGAACGTCCTACTGGCAGGAATCCTGCTCATGGTCTTGGGGCTCGCGCTGACGCTGACCCAACTGCTGGCAGTCATCCTGGCTGGCCTGCTGGTTTTCACTGCCGGCTTCTTTGCCGCCCACAGCATCGGCGCCGGCTGGACGGGCAACATTCCCGCCACGGGCAGGGCCCAGGCGGCGTCGCTGTACAACCTGGCCTACTACGTCGGTTCAAGCGTTATCGGCTGGGCAGGAGGCCTGGTGTTCCAGTCGCTGGGGTGGACGCCGATGGCCCTGGCCGTCATGGTGCTGGCCTGCCTGGCTGGGGTGACCGTCGCCGTCGTCCATCCCCGGCAGGAGGGACAGCGTGGATTTGGCCGATGGCGCACCAGGAAGCGGCGGTATGGAGAGCTGAACGATCTGCCTGCAAAGGGCTGCATCTGA
- a CDS encoding N-acetylglucosamine kinase — protein MTNTQLPPSSAAANSPEGGMRPAAAPGPLAGTIIGLDIGGTKTHGVRFEDGATVADASAGSSNVQNVSREAAAVNLAELFAKIGGGQVSQVYAGAGGIDTDDDAAALAALIEPHVPGARIRVVHDSRLLLAAGRVSTGVAVIAGTGSAAWGKNAAGDEARAGGWGYLLGDEGSGYWLGREAVRHSLRRMNQGLPADQLTEALLESCGVDDPNWLIAMFHSPDTGRRFWAQQARLVVEGAAAGHAVSQQLLDQAGNDLAALAAQALRKLGIDGPVILGGGLGMNVAALQDAFRKYLAAAGITDVRVLDQEPVFGVLQLVAEDD, from the coding sequence GTGACTAACACCCAACTTCCCCCCTCCTCTGCCGCAGCTAATTCCCCTGAAGGCGGGATGCGGCCAGCGGCTGCGCCCGGCCCCTTGGCGGGAACAATCATCGGCCTTGATATCGGCGGGACCAAAACCCACGGTGTCCGGTTCGAGGATGGCGCCACGGTTGCCGATGCGTCTGCCGGAAGTTCGAATGTCCAGAACGTCAGCCGCGAAGCCGCGGCCGTCAATCTCGCCGAGCTGTTTGCGAAAATAGGTGGCGGCCAGGTGTCACAGGTGTATGCAGGTGCCGGCGGGATAGACACAGACGACGACGCCGCCGCGCTCGCCGCGCTGATCGAACCGCACGTGCCGGGTGCGAGGATCCGCGTGGTCCACGACTCGCGGCTGCTGCTGGCCGCAGGCCGTGTCAGCACCGGAGTGGCCGTGATAGCCGGAACGGGATCGGCGGCCTGGGGTAAGAACGCAGCCGGGGACGAGGCCCGGGCCGGCGGCTGGGGGTATCTGCTGGGCGACGAGGGCAGCGGTTACTGGCTGGGACGGGAAGCCGTCCGTCACAGCCTGCGCAGGATGAACCAGGGGCTGCCTGCCGATCAGCTCACCGAAGCCTTGCTGGAGTCATGCGGTGTTGATGATCCGAACTGGCTGATCGCCATGTTCCATTCCCCTGATACCGGCCGCCGCTTCTGGGCCCAGCAGGCGCGCCTGGTGGTGGAAGGTGCTGCGGCGGGGCATGCTGTTAGCCAGCAGTTGCTCGACCAGGCGGGCAACGACCTTGCTGCGCTGGCTGCCCAGGCACTCCGGAAGCTCGGCATAGATGGCCCTGTCATTCTTGGAGGAGGCCTCGGTATGAACGTAGCCGCACTCCAGGACGCCTTCCGTAAGTATCTTGCCGCAGCCGGAATTACCGATGTCCGTGTGCTGGACCAGGAGCCCGTGTTCGGCGTCCTGCAGCTTGTAGCTGAGGACGACTAA
- a CDS encoding MFS transporter, which produces MTVFSELRMRPATAAQWGWNASTTSRLVMAGSVIFTLLVGANLATPLYPLLQANLGLSPLAITTVFASYVLALVTTLMVAGHWSDHIGRRAALILAVLAGLAGGWVFAQADSVAALAAGRALQGVAVALATGASAAALRELLPSRPEWASRFTLLASAGGVALGPVIGGALSMLPDPTTAPYVVHSAVLAGMLVPLYLLRARPAIHPPAARRPITALAPRRPTVSVEARGAFWLASAVGFLSFAVFGFSLSLAPGYFAQIVQVDSRPLLGAIAGLTLGASALSQLFAVRGRYVAPAGLAVLGVSLLFLAAAAAWTSPPLLVAASIFAGFGQGVAFNKVFNDVAGKVESSRHAQIISTVYMITYLGSAVPVLGLGWATAAFGFQTPATAFVVLCSAAALVLSAVTFRTAIRGRTVIGRGGAGNGRLPVQGRP; this is translated from the coding sequence ATGACAGTCTTCAGTGAGCTCCGCATGCGACCGGCTACAGCCGCGCAATGGGGCTGGAATGCCTCCACCACGTCACGCCTGGTGATGGCGGGATCCGTCATCTTCACTTTGCTCGTGGGAGCAAACCTCGCCACACCCCTGTATCCGTTGCTGCAGGCAAACCTTGGACTCTCGCCACTGGCCATTACCACGGTTTTTGCCAGCTACGTCCTGGCTCTCGTGACAACATTGATGGTCGCCGGACACTGGTCGGACCACATCGGCCGGAGGGCCGCCCTCATTCTGGCAGTCCTCGCCGGGCTGGCGGGAGGCTGGGTCTTTGCCCAGGCTGACAGCGTGGCCGCGCTGGCTGCTGGGCGTGCCCTGCAGGGCGTGGCAGTGGCACTTGCCACGGGTGCAAGTGCTGCGGCGCTGCGTGAGCTGCTCCCGTCCCGCCCCGAGTGGGCGTCCCGGTTCACGCTGCTCGCCTCGGCGGGTGGGGTGGCTTTAGGGCCCGTTATCGGTGGCGCCCTGTCCATGCTGCCGGACCCCACCACCGCACCGTACGTTGTGCATTCAGCAGTCCTTGCCGGGATGCTCGTTCCGCTGTACCTCCTCCGTGCCCGCCCTGCCATCCACCCACCCGCCGCTCGGAGGCCGATCACGGCACTGGCGCCACGCAGGCCGACGGTATCCGTTGAAGCGAGGGGCGCCTTCTGGCTTGCGTCCGCCGTCGGGTTCCTAAGTTTTGCCGTTTTTGGCTTTAGCCTGTCCCTGGCGCCTGGCTATTTTGCCCAGATCGTGCAGGTTGACTCCCGCCCGCTGCTCGGTGCAATTGCAGGTCTTACCTTGGGCGCCTCGGCCCTCAGCCAGTTGTTTGCTGTACGGGGGCGCTATGTGGCCCCCGCCGGCCTCGCCGTACTGGGTGTGTCCCTGCTGTTCCTGGCGGCCGCAGCGGCATGGACCAGCCCCCCGTTGCTTGTTGCGGCCAGCATCTTTGCAGGCTTCGGCCAGGGAGTGGCCTTCAACAAGGTCTTCAACGACGTTGCCGGCAAAGTGGAATCTTCCCGGCATGCGCAGATCATCAGCACCGTGTACATGATCACGTACCTCGGGAGCGCCGTGCCGGTACTTGGCTTGGGGTGGGCCACAGCCGCCTTCGGTTTCCAGACCCCGGCCACCGCTTTTGTGGTGCTGTGCAGCGCTGCAGCCCTGGTGCTCTCCGCCGTGACGTTTCGGACCGCCATTCGGGGTCGGACCGTCATTGGACGGGGTGGTGCCGGGAACGGACGGCTGCCGGTTCAGGGACGCCCTTAG
- a CDS encoding GNAT family N-acetyltransferase produces the protein MRAGPIWPVTLECGDLVLRPIRYRDKKEWTAVRARNSEWLAPWEASNPVPGGGLPDYRHMVRSLNIQAAQATALPFLITERTPGARSPVIVGQLTVSSIVWGSALMATLGYWVDQARAGQGIAPTAVAMATDHCFQTLGLHRMEINIRPENGPSLRVVEKLGFRDEGFRPRYLHINGEWADHRTFALTSEEVPDGLLRRWLASRPS, from the coding sequence ATGCGCGCCGGTCCAATCTGGCCCGTCACCCTTGAGTGCGGAGACCTGGTCCTGCGCCCGATCCGCTATCGGGATAAAAAGGAGTGGACAGCGGTCCGTGCCCGCAACAGCGAATGGCTGGCGCCGTGGGAAGCCTCCAATCCTGTCCCGGGCGGAGGCCTGCCGGATTACCGGCACATGGTGAGGTCCCTCAACATCCAGGCCGCGCAGGCAACCGCCTTGCCCTTCCTGATTACCGAACGCACGCCTGGCGCACGGTCCCCGGTTATCGTGGGCCAGCTCACGGTCTCCTCCATTGTGTGGGGCTCGGCCCTCATGGCAACGCTCGGCTACTGGGTCGACCAGGCCAGGGCGGGCCAAGGGATTGCCCCCACGGCAGTGGCGATGGCCACCGACCACTGTTTCCAAACGCTGGGGCTCCACCGGATGGAAATCAACATCCGGCCGGAGAATGGCCCCAGCCTGCGTGTGGTTGAAAAGCTGGGCTTCAGGGATGAGGGGTTCCGGCCGCGTTACCTGCACATCAACGGTGAGTGGGCAGACCACCGGACGTTCGCTTTGACGTCGGAAGAAGTTCCGGACGGACTGCTGCGCCGCTGGCTGGCGTCCCGCCCGTCATAA
- a CDS encoding pyridoxal phosphate-dependent aminotransferase → MQQLAHRLERLGTETAFSVAQAAAAWKAKGNRVYPFHLGDINIPTAPHIVEAMTRAIANGYTGYCPGPGIPQLREALADDLGARRGLQFSPDNVVVMTGGKPVITKFLQAVMNPGQEVLYPNPGFPIYESQIEYLGGTAMPYNYVPTSTGFAIDLDRVRASITPNTVAIIYNDLQNPISAESTAAEREAIAQLAQEHDLWVLSDEAYFETRYEGASSSIASLPGMAERTVILYTFSKKFAMTGSRLGCAVAPIEIAKILSTLNTNDESCTTHYVQWAGIEALRGTQEPVQQMLDILRVRRDAACELINDIAGMHVAVPQSTFYLFPDVTEVMERMGYTAVGDFASAALHETGVSFCTREHFGRRQPGEERQYIRLAYSGIDVADINDGLGRLRKWIETA, encoded by the coding sequence ATGCAGCAACTCGCGCACCGGCTCGAACGGCTGGGCACCGAAACCGCCTTCAGCGTGGCCCAGGCCGCGGCCGCCTGGAAGGCGAAGGGGAACCGGGTATACCCCTTCCACCTCGGCGACATCAACATCCCGACGGCCCCTCATATCGTCGAGGCGATGACCAGGGCCATCGCCAACGGCTACACCGGCTACTGCCCCGGACCCGGCATCCCGCAGCTGCGTGAGGCCCTGGCCGACGATCTCGGGGCCCGCCGGGGTCTCCAGTTTTCCCCGGACAACGTCGTGGTGATGACGGGCGGCAAGCCCGTCATCACCAAGTTCCTGCAGGCCGTCATGAACCCCGGCCAGGAAGTGCTTTATCCCAATCCCGGCTTCCCGATCTACGAATCGCAGATCGAGTACCTCGGCGGCACGGCCATGCCGTACAACTACGTCCCCACCAGCACGGGCTTCGCCATCGACCTCGACCGGGTCCGTGCCTCGATCACCCCGAACACTGTCGCCATCATCTACAACGACCTGCAGAACCCCATCTCGGCCGAGTCAACGGCCGCAGAGCGGGAGGCCATCGCGCAGCTCGCTCAGGAGCACGACCTCTGGGTGCTCTCCGATGAGGCGTACTTCGAAACACGCTATGAGGGTGCCTCGAGCTCCATCGCGTCGCTTCCCGGCATGGCGGAGCGCACCGTGATCCTCTACACCTTCAGCAAGAAGTTCGCCATGACCGGATCCCGCCTGGGCTGCGCCGTGGCCCCTATTGAGATCGCTAAAATTCTCAGCACACTCAACACGAACGATGAGTCGTGCACCACGCACTATGTGCAATGGGCCGGTATCGAAGCGCTCCGCGGCACCCAGGAACCCGTACAGCAAATGCTCGACATCCTTCGCGTCCGACGGGATGCCGCGTGCGAACTCATTAACGACATCGCCGGCATGCACGTCGCCGTGCCGCAGTCGACGTTCTACCTGTTCCCGGACGTCACCGAGGTCATGGAACGCATGGGTTACACAGCGGTTGGCGATTTCGCTTCCGCAGCCCTGCACGAAACCGGCGTCTCCTTCTGCACACGTGAGCACTTCGGCCGCCGTCAGCCCGGCGAAGAGCGGCAGTACATCCGCCTCGCTTACTCGGGCATCGACGTCGCCGATATCAACGACGGCCTCGGCCGCCTGCGCAAGTGGATCGAGACCGCATGA
- a CDS encoding Lrp/AsnC family transcriptional regulator encodes MNNLDPTDLKILLELIRDPRIQIGELSEALGIARNTAQSRVRRMLRTGILHDGGREIDLEAVGYDVVAFVTIEVTHRELDGVVGALRLLPQVLEVHEISGRGDVWCRVVAMDTHNLQAALRQILRIKGVIRTETVLALHTHIPYRTEPLISRLAQAGASQPTRGQ; translated from the coding sequence TTGAACAATCTGGACCCCACCGATCTGAAGATCCTGCTGGAACTCATCCGCGATCCACGTATCCAGATCGGCGAGCTCAGCGAGGCATTGGGGATCGCCCGGAATACCGCACAGTCGCGGGTTCGGCGGATGCTCCGCACCGGCATTCTGCACGACGGCGGCAGGGAGATCGATCTCGAGGCAGTCGGCTACGACGTGGTGGCCTTTGTGACGATCGAAGTGACGCACCGTGAACTGGACGGCGTGGTGGGCGCACTCAGGCTCCTGCCCCAGGTACTGGAGGTGCATGAGATCTCGGGCCGGGGCGACGTCTGGTGCCGCGTGGTGGCCATGGATACCCACAACCTTCAGGCTGCCCTGCGGCAGATTCTTCGCATCAAGGGCGTCATTAGGACAGAAACAGTCCTGGCCCTGCACACTCATATTCCCTACCGGACCGAGCCGCTCATCAGCCGTCTTGCGCAAGCTGGTGCCAGCCAGCCAACACGGGGACAATGA
- a CDS encoding Lrp/AsnC family transcriptional regulator, with protein sequence MSTNAKNVRPGTHLEPLDAIDERLLAALVDDARISNKQLAELVGIAPSTALMRTRALSERGIVQGFEAKLSLSAIGRSVQALVAVRLRAHDRDQIDRFTARVPHLPAVLSTFHTSGSVDYLLHIAVASTEDLRDWVLDNLATDPVVGHTETTLVFDHIQGNHGPLPD encoded by the coding sequence ATGAGCACCAACGCGAAGAACGTCCGGCCGGGCACGCACCTTGAGCCCCTGGATGCCATTGACGAGCGGCTCCTGGCAGCTCTCGTGGACGACGCCAGGATCTCCAACAAGCAGCTTGCCGAACTCGTTGGCATCGCCCCGTCCACGGCGCTGATGCGGACCCGGGCGCTGTCCGAACGCGGAATTGTCCAGGGGTTCGAAGCCAAACTCAGCCTCTCGGCGATTGGCAGGTCGGTCCAGGCGCTGGTGGCTGTCCGGCTCAGGGCCCATGACCGGGACCAGATCGACCGCTTTACCGCACGCGTACCTCACCTGCCGGCTGTGCTGTCCACTTTCCACACGTCAGGCTCGGTTGATTACCTGCTGCACATCGCGGTGGCCAGCACCGAGGACCTCCGGGACTGGGTCCTGGACAACCTGGCCACGGACCCCGTAGTGGGTCACACGGAAACCACCCTGGTCTTCGACCACATCCAGGGAAACCACGGCCCCTTGCCGGACTAA
- a CDS encoding LysR family transcriptional regulator produces the protein MDADHKQLVQLLPLLPLLAELGRTQHVTETAELLGVPQSTVSRALTRASAVVGTELLIRDGRGVRLTTAAKTLLPYIESALAEFQAGLDLVRHESDVVRGKVAISFQHTFGEATLPLLISAFRSRHPEAGFTLSQGSRDGCLAELATGQADLALTAPVAMATGTVLSAALYREPLRLVVHHQHPLAGRRSAGLQDIRRDPFVALGPGYGLRSLTDAIFRDAGFRPRIAFESQDSHTVRGLVSAGLGVSILPPGGNAPGRHVSPETGDLGWVELALESALAYREIGLAWRRRKPGPGAESDPVRLFREMVLEEGPRLLAGLVRERSQSD, from the coding sequence ATGGATGCCGATCACAAGCAACTGGTGCAACTGCTCCCGCTGTTGCCGTTGCTCGCCGAACTGGGCCGCACACAGCACGTCACTGAAACTGCTGAACTTCTGGGAGTACCACAGTCCACGGTCAGCAGGGCACTCACCCGGGCCAGCGCCGTGGTTGGAACCGAACTGCTGATCCGGGATGGAAGGGGTGTCCGCCTCACCACCGCGGCAAAGACATTGCTGCCGTACATCGAGTCGGCCCTCGCCGAGTTCCAGGCGGGACTGGACCTGGTCCGGCACGAGTCTGACGTGGTGCGCGGGAAGGTTGCCATCTCCTTCCAGCACACCTTCGGCGAGGCCACCCTGCCCTTGCTGATCAGTGCTTTCCGAAGCCGCCACCCGGAGGCAGGTTTTACCTTGAGCCAGGGATCACGCGACGGTTGCCTGGCAGAGCTGGCAACAGGCCAGGCGGATCTGGCGCTTACGGCTCCGGTGGCCATGGCAACAGGCACCGTTTTATCAGCTGCCCTGTACCGTGAACCCCTCCGCCTGGTGGTGCACCATCAGCATCCGCTGGCGGGCAGGCGCAGCGCAGGGCTGCAGGATATCCGCAGGGACCCCTTCGTTGCACTTGGCCCCGGCTATGGCTTGCGGTCACTGACCGATGCAATATTCCGCGACGCCGGTTTCCGGCCACGGATCGCCTTCGAAAGCCAGGATTCCCACACTGTCCGCGGGCTGGTGTCTGCAGGGCTGGGCGTCAGTATCCTGCCGCCGGGAGGGAACGCACCCGGTCGGCACGTGAGCCCGGAAACCGGCGATCTGGGATGGGTTGAACTTGCCCTCGAATCCGCACTCGCGTACCGGGAGATCGGGCTGGCATGGCGGCGCCGCAAGCCGGGTCCCGGCGCTGAATCTGATCCTGTCCGGCTTTTCCGGGAGATGGTGCTTGAAGAGGGTCCGCGGCTGCTCGCCGGGCTGGTCCGGGAACGTTCACAAAGCGACTGA
- the corA gene encoding magnesium/cobalt transporter CorA, giving the protein MTIIDNAVYVDGVRSAEPESLEQTFETLAEHGGMAWIGLYRPTKAEMSAVASEFGLHELAVEDAISAHQRPKLERYDDNLFTVLRPARYLDATETVEFGELHIFTGSNFVVTVRHAEMAGVARVRRRLEARPDLLRHGPEAVLYALLDRVVDDYAPVVAGLENDIDEIEDQLFGGDTTVSRRIYELAREVIQFQRAIHPLPGMMQQLKRGFEKYGVETELQHSLRDVEDHVERVISRADSFRDLLQNALTLDGTLTANRQNEASAEQNEQVKKISSWAAIFFAPSIVAGVYGMNFDHMPELHWTFGYPLAIALMGGTAALMYGIFKKKGWL; this is encoded by the coding sequence GTGACGATCATCGACAACGCCGTGTACGTTGACGGTGTCCGCAGTGCTGAGCCGGAAAGCCTGGAGCAGACCTTTGAGACCCTTGCCGAGCACGGTGGCATGGCCTGGATCGGACTGTACCGGCCAACGAAAGCAGAGATGTCGGCAGTGGCCAGCGAATTCGGGCTCCATGAACTGGCCGTGGAGGACGCCATCTCGGCCCACCAGCGGCCCAAGCTGGAACGCTACGACGACAACCTCTTTACCGTGCTTCGGCCCGCCAGGTACCTCGACGCCACCGAAACCGTTGAATTCGGTGAGCTCCACATCTTTACCGGCAGCAACTTTGTTGTCACCGTCCGCCATGCGGAGATGGCCGGTGTTGCAAGGGTCCGCCGCCGGCTGGAAGCCCGCCCTGACCTCCTCCGGCACGGCCCGGAGGCAGTCCTGTACGCCCTCCTGGACCGCGTAGTGGACGATTATGCGCCGGTGGTGGCAGGACTTGAAAACGACATTGACGAGATCGAGGACCAGCTCTTCGGCGGGGACACCACGGTCTCACGCCGAATCTATGAGCTCGCCCGCGAAGTGATCCAGTTCCAGCGCGCCATCCACCCGCTGCCAGGCATGATGCAGCAGCTCAAGCGCGGGTTCGAGAAGTACGGAGTGGAAACGGAACTGCAGCACAGCCTGCGCGACGTGGAGGACCACGTGGAGCGGGTCATTTCCCGCGCCGACTCATTTCGGGACCTGCTGCAGAACGCCCTCACCCTGGACGGGACGCTGACCGCAAACCGCCAGAATGAGGCCAGTGCCGAGCAGAACGAACAGGTCAAGAAAATATCCTCCTGGGCGGCGATCTTCTTTGCGCCTTCTATTGTGGCCGGCGTCTACGGAATGAACTTTGACCACATGCCCGAGCTTCACTGGACCTTTGGCTATCCGTTGGCGATTGCCCTGATGGGCGGCACGGCAGCCCTCATGTACGGCATTTTCAAAAAGAAGGGCTGGCTCTAA